The following is a genomic window from Chania multitudinisentens RB-25.
GGGTAGGTAACGAAGCTCACTGTACGCCACAGGCTTTGACCAATGGCACGGTCAAAACGTTGCTTGGTCAAGAGCGCTTGCACGCCGTTTTTGACGCGACACAAGGGCTGGATGTTGCCGCTCTGGCCCAGCTTTGCGGTACGCTGCGCGCCGGTAGCTGGCTGCTGCTGTTGGTTCCCGCTTGGCCGCGTTGGGCGCAGCAGCCGGATGGCGATAGCCTGCGCTGGAGCGATTGCCCACAGCCGATCGTTACAGCGAATTTCATTAAGCATTTGCAGCAACAGCTCACGGCAGACCATGAAGTGACCATTTGGCGACAGGGTGAACCATTGTGTTTGGCGCCGCTGCCGCAGCGCCAGGATTGGCAACCGCCACAGGGTAAACCGAGCAGCGAGCAGCAGGCTATTTTAGCCCGCTTGTTGGTGGCCGAGCCCGGTGTCTGGGTGCTGACCGCAGCACGTGGCCGTGGGAAATCCACGTTAGCAGGGATGCTGGTAGCGGCCAGCCCACTTACTTGCTGGCTTACCGGGCCAAGCCGGGCGGCAACTGAGGTCGCCAGTGAATGGGCGGGGGGGAAAGCGGTATTCTGGGCTCCCGATGCGCTGTTGCACCATTGTGCCGCACATCGCGTCAGCGATGTTGGCTGGTTATTGGTGGATGAGGCTGCGGCGATCCCTGGCCCGTTATTACAGCAATTGGTGAATTATTTCCCACGCGTGCTACTGACCACCACGGTTCAGGGCTACGAAGGCACAGGGCGCGGCTTTTTGCTTAAATTCTGTGCTGCATTGCCACAGTGGCAGCCGCTCAGTTTACAGCAGCCGATACGCTGGTCGGCGGGTGATGCTCTGGAACGCATCATCGATAACGCATTGCTGTTTAATGAAGAACCGCCGTGGTCGGCAGCCAATCAGGCGTTGAGTATTACCCCTCTTGAACAAGCAGAGCTGTGTGCCGATCCACAGCGATTAAAGCGTTTTTATGCGTTGCTCAGCAGCGCCCATTATCGAACCTCTCCGTTGGATCTGCGCCGCCTGATGGATGCGCCGGGGATGCATTTCAGCGCTGCCTCGCAGGCGAACGAGATCGTGGGGGCGCTGTGGTTGGTGGATGAAGGAGGATTGCCGGCTGAACTGGCGCATGAAGTCTGGGCCGGTCGCAGGAGGCCGCGTGGCAATCTGGTAGCACAATCGCTGGCAGCACATGGCGGCCACTGGTGGGCTCCAACGCTGCGCTCACGCCGCATTACCCGCATTGCGGTATTGCCGGAGCTGCGTCAGCAAGGGATTGCCAGCCGATTAATCGAACAGCAAAAACAATGTTCGCAGGGGTTGGATTTTCTTTCCGTCAGCTTTGGCTATACCGAGCCGTTGTGGCGTTTTTGGCAATCCTGTGGTTTTACTCTGGTGCGCATCGGCAGCAAACCGGAAGCCAGCAGCGGTTGCTATACCGCCATGGCGCTATTGCCGCTTAGCGATCAGGGAGAGGTCTTGTGCCACGCGGCGCATAAGCATTTGGCCCGTGACTGGCGTTGGTTACAGCAGCGTGTTGATCTGCAACTGCTCATAGTGGGGGATGATAGTGCTCCATTGCTGAACGAAGAGGATTGGCGCGAGCTGGCTGGGTTTGCCTTCGCCCATCGGCCACTGGAAGCCAGCCTGGGGGCGCTGCAACGCTTGTTATTGACCACCCCATGGCCGCTGGCTGCTCTGCGCAGACATTTGCAACGGCAGCAGAGTGTGGCGCAATGCGTTGCTGAGTATGGTTTAAGCGGCCAGAAAGCACTCTTGCGCCACTGGCGGCAAGAAGTTGCGCAGGCGCTCGCACAGTTGGATCAGCCGCGTTGTCATCGTTGGCAGCAGTGGTCACAATCATTGCAATAAATGGAAAGAGTTATTCAATAAAACCTGATTTTCCCGAATTCTCCGCGGAGTATAGTAGAGCAATATTCAATCTGAGGAGTTCCCCATGAAACATGAACATTTCGTTGTGCAAAGCCCTGTAACACCGGCTGAGCAGTTGATCCTGCTGTTTCATGGCGTGGGCGATAATCCGGTCGCGATGGGGGAGATTGGCCGCTACTTCGCCAAAGATTTCCCGCAGGCGCTGGTGGTGAGCATCGGAGGGCCGTTTGCTTTTGGGCAGGGTAATGGTCGCCAGTGGTTCTCCGTGCAGGGGATCTCGGAAGCAAACCGTGTGGAACGTATTGCCGAGGTGATGCCGAAGTTTGTTGAAACTGTGCGTTATTGGCAACAACAAAGTGGTGTAGGCTATGCCGGAACGGCGTTGATCGGTTTTTCTCAAGGCTCGATTATGGCGCTGGAAAGTTTAAAAGCAGAACCGAAACTGGCCGGGCGCGTGGTGTCTTTCAGTGGCCGTTTTGCCCAATTGCCGGAAGTGAACTTTGGTGAAAGCGTGGTGCATCTGATCCACGGTGAAACCGATGCCGTGATTGCGGTGGAACATGCGCGTGCGGCGGCGGCACGGTTACAAACCGTTGGCTGTGATTTTACGTTAGATGTAGAAGAAGGCGTTGGGCATGCCATCAATCAGGGCATGATGAACCAGGCGCTGGAACGTTTACATTACTATGTGCCGCAGCATTATTGGGAAGAGGCGATGTTCGGTAAGCGGGGAGATTTGATCGCGTTTAAATAAGCTTCAGGGCGCTAATCAGTGCGCCCTGAGATTACTTCTTCTTCGGCCAATCCTCTTCGTCGTCCCACTTGGCGTTGTTATCGCGGTGCGGTGGCAACTCCGGTTTGTTGGCCAGGAATTTTTTGTGATCCAGGCGGCGTAACTCTTTGATCCCGTTAAGCACTATGCCGACCAGTATCACCAGGATTACCCACCAGTAGTCTGTTAACCAATGCATGTTTAGCCCTTTTCAACGTGAATAAAACGCGAAAATATTGATGGCAAATGGTGAGTGAGCCATTGCACACCGGCCACCTCTTTATCCTGCCAGGATGCCAGCAGTAGCGCGGGCGTCAATAGCCGTTCAGCCTCCTGCGCCAAAGGGCGGTAGCTGAGATGCCAGGGCTCCACGGCCACGCCGCCTTTATCTTCGGTAAACGGGCGATAAAAACCAAAATCAGCCATATGTTCAGTTATCCACTGATTCAGCGGATAAAAATAGCCCCCCTCTTGGTATTCCCAAGGTTCCAGCTGCAATTTTTTCCCTGCCGGCAGCAGCGACGGGGCATAAATATCCAGATCGCTGCCCCAGTGATGGCGGCTGGCGCCGGGTAAAGCAGACCAACGCAGGATGGCTTCACAACGTTCGGCGGCTGA
Proteins encoded in this region:
- a CDS encoding tRNA(Met) cytidine acetyltransferase TmcA, with the protein product MLQAIQQRMQRQGIRRLLVLSGETQWCRRQAQQLAAQLPGDWPWVGNEAHCTPQALTNGTVKTLLGQERLHAVFDATQGLDVAALAQLCGTLRAGSWLLLLVPAWPRWAQQPDGDSLRWSDCPQPIVTANFIKHLQQQLTADHEVTIWRQGEPLCLAPLPQRQDWQPPQGKPSSEQQAILARLLVAEPGVWVLTAARGRGKSTLAGMLVAASPLTCWLTGPSRAATEVASEWAGGKAVFWAPDALLHHCAAHRVSDVGWLLVDEAAAIPGPLLQQLVNYFPRVLLTTTVQGYEGTGRGFLLKFCAALPQWQPLSLQQPIRWSAGDALERIIDNALLFNEEPPWSAANQALSITPLEQAELCADPQRLKRFYALLSSAHYRTSPLDLRRLMDAPGMHFSAASQANEIVGALWLVDEGGLPAELAHEVWAGRRRPRGNLVAQSLAAHGGHWWAPTLRSRRITRIAVLPELRQQGIASRLIEQQKQCSQGLDFLSVSFGYTEPLWRFWQSCGFTLVRIGSKPEASSGCYTAMALLPLSDQGEVLCHAAHKHLARDWRWLQQRVDLQLLIVGDDSAPLLNEEDWRELAGFAFAHRPLEASLGALQRLLLTTPWPLAALRRHLQRQQSVAQCVAEYGLSGQKALLRHWRQEVAQALAQLDQPRCHRWQQWSQSLQ
- the ypfH gene encoding esterase, whose amino-acid sequence is MKHEHFVVQSPVTPAEQLILLFHGVGDNPVAMGEIGRYFAKDFPQALVVSIGGPFAFGQGNGRQWFSVQGISEANRVERIAEVMPKFVETVRYWQQQSGVGYAGTALIGFSQGSIMALESLKAEPKLAGRVVSFSGRFAQLPEVNFGESVVHLIHGETDAVIAVEHARAAAARLQTVGCDFTLDVEEGVGHAINQGMMNQALERLHYYVPQHYWEEAMFGKRGDLIAFK
- a CDS encoding YpfN family protein: MHWLTDYWWVILVILVGIVLNGIKELRRLDHKKFLANKPELPPHRDNNAKWDDEEDWPKKK
- a CDS encoding M15 family metallopeptidase, which translates into the protein MITPAMLTGRSAEHLAVLSGNHRLQPAAVEAFRAMQQAAKAAGFDLQPASTFRDFDRQLAIWNGKFCGERPVLDKDSQPIDITSLSAAERCEAILRWSALPGASRHHWGSDLDIYAPSLLPAGKKLQLEPWEYQEGGYFYPLNQWITEHMADFGFYRPFTEDKGGVAVEPWHLSYRPLAQEAERLLTPALLLASWQDKEVAGVQWLTHHLPSIFSRFIHVEKG